One genomic segment of Brevibacillus laterosporus LMG 15441 includes these proteins:
- a CDS encoding YheC/YheD family protein, producing the protein MGIGKMRKHKEMLQHSVLRHHLPETHWLTNKKALKLLKSHSTIYIKPNHGSGGSGIIRAKKLTCGYEIRRGRYVSYVGASSVYKEIQYYQKASKCYLVQRGIKLATYKGSIFDIRIYMQKPKRDWVISGIVARVAAPNLFVTNYQKGGYGVPLDKVLWKLFKDREKVKRTRKKIKNLSYLIARTMSKHHSFREMGIDLGIEKSGRIWIIEVNSKPGHMLFTRLSDKSSLRKIKENKRLIRRDRLRR; encoded by the coding sequence GTGGGAATTGGAAAAATGAGAAAGCATAAGGAAATGTTACAGCATTCCGTACTGCGACACCATTTACCTGAGACACACTGGCTTACGAATAAAAAGGCTTTAAAGCTTTTGAAATCGCATTCAACTATCTATATTAAACCCAACCACGGTAGCGGAGGATCGGGGATAATTAGAGCTAAAAAGCTTACATGTGGTTATGAGATTCGACGCGGTCGTTATGTTAGTTATGTTGGTGCTAGTTCAGTGTACAAGGAGATTCAGTATTATCAGAAGGCCTCCAAGTGTTATCTTGTACAGAGAGGAATTAAATTGGCAACTTACAAAGGCTCTATTTTTGATATAAGAATCTACATGCAGAAACCGAAAAGAGATTGGGTCATTTCTGGTATTGTTGCTCGTGTTGCCGCCCCGAATCTTTTTGTGACTAATTATCAAAAAGGGGGGTATGGGGTACCACTCGATAAGGTGCTATGGAAGCTCTTCAAAGATAGAGAAAAAGTGAAAAGAACACGAAAAAAAATAAAAAATCTATCTTATCTCATTGCTCGAACGATGAGCAAACATCATTCGTTTCGTGAAATGGGAATCGATCTTGGAATTGAAAAAAGTGGCCGAATTTGGATTATTGAAGTAAATTCGAAGCCTGGTCATATGTTGTTTACTCGGCTCTCAGACAAATCTTCGTTGCGTAAAATTAAGGAAAATAAACGTTTGATTCGTAGAGATAGACTCCGGCGCTGA
- a CDS encoding DUF2239 family protein — protein MRNDLTHFYCTAFLGVGVVASGSLQHVVSTVKDALDDRDLTQLFIFDDTTGKQIDVDFRGKTDEVFKRLGEQFGDLPGTEVNHQPTRRVGRPKLGVVSGEVTLLPRHWEWLKSQPGGASITLRKLVDEARHAGGKQSKIRESQEATYHFMTAMAGNFHQYEEALRAMYAGDLDRFYHFIDDWAPDIRNYIKRLAANAFPEENL, from the coding sequence ATGAGAAATGACCTAACGCACTTTTACTGCACGGCATTTTTGGGTGTGGGAGTCGTCGCCAGTGGTTCGTTACAGCACGTTGTTTCTACAGTGAAGGATGCTCTGGATGACAGAGACCTCACACAGCTGTTTATATTTGACGATACCACGGGGAAGCAAATAGATGTTGATTTTCGTGGGAAGACAGATGAAGTGTTCAAACGATTAGGAGAACAGTTTGGTGACTTGCCTGGTACGGAAGTGAATCACCAGCCTACACGGCGGGTCGGTCGACCCAAGCTGGGGGTTGTATCCGGTGAGGTTACGTTATTGCCACGGCATTGGGAATGGCTCAAGAGTCAACCTGGAGGGGCGTCGATAACATTACGAAAACTCGTTGATGAAGCTCGCCATGCTGGTGGAAAACAGAGCAAAATACGAGAGTCACAAGAAGCAACATATCACTTTATGACAGCTATGGCCGGGAACTTCCATCAATACGAAGAAGCTCTGCGGGCAATGTATGCTGGTGATTTGGATCGTTTTTACCACTTCATCGATGACTGGGCACCTGATATCAGAAACTATATCAAAAGATTAGCCGCTAATGCATTCCCTGAAGAGAACTTATGA
- a CDS encoding alpha/beta fold hydrolase: MLAARGFHVIRFDNRDAGCSTHFSHYQALDFDALATALMSGQRPDIPYTLDDMSNDAIGLLDALSIDRAHFVGRSMGGMIAQIAASECPERVLSLTSIMSSSGNPALPQTSPDVMAMMTKPAPNPFEEDAYRALILEEVQRAYDPGSVGRQIAAIAVSGDRRSRLATIKVPALVIHGMDDPLFVPACGEDTASAIPGAELMLVDGMGHDLPHQLYKVIADGIERTARRN, encoded by the coding sequence ATATTAGCAGCGCGGGGCTTTCACGTGATCCGCTTTGACAATCGCGACGCAGGTTGCTCGACACACTTTAGCCATTATCAGGCGCTGGATTTTGACGCACTGGCGACTGCTCTCATGTCGGGACAGCGACCGGACATCCCTTACACTCTCGATGACATGTCCAACGACGCTATCGGACTGCTCGACGCCCTTTCAATTGACCGGGCACATTTTGTTGGCAGGTCGATGGGCGGAATGATCGCCCAGATTGCAGCCAGTGAGTGCCCTGAACGGGTGTTATCACTCACCTCCATTATGTCCAGTTCCGGTAATCCCGCCCTTCCGCAAACTTCCCCGGATGTCATGGCGATGATGACTAAACCGGCGCCGAACCCATTTGAAGAGGACGCTTATCGAGCGCTCATTCTCGAAGAAGTCCAGCGAGCCTACGATCCAGGTAGTGTCGGACGACAAATTGCTGCGATCGCTGTCTCCGGTGACCGTCGTTCGCGGCTGGCGACCATAAAAGTACCAGCACTTGTCATTCATGGGATGGACGATCCCCTATTCGTCCCGGCGTGTGGCGAGGACACGGCTTCTGCCATCCCGGGCGCCGAGCTAATGTTGGTTGACGGCATGGGACACGACTTGCCGCACCAACTGTACAAAGTAATCGCTGATGGCATAGAGCGAACGGCTCGTCGCAATTGA
- a CDS encoding MFS transporter, which translates to MGEMKSLFTNKNFTLLMIGQVISFTGSIIQRFALSLYVLGITGSGTLFASVLVMSLIPTILLGPIAGVFADRFSRRNIMIVLDILCAIIVGVMLLLSKNGLLDLPAIYIGVILLSVFTAFYEPAVQASIPSLVEEKQLLNANSLNSLFMTLANMTGPILAGILYGTFGLDALLLINGISFLLAAILEMFMVIPQTIRDKSSSIVSDFGNDLKEGLKFVGKSQYLGKLIFATLIANVFISPIFTVGIAYITKINLKMSDQMYGLSEGVIMAGSLMAPIALSLLTKKLTVKNAFVSMLFLSGIFLLATSGSILPSFTSIFTDATIPFWIFTTCGFGIMASITILSIVGMTMLQNDTPNEMLGRVMALVTSMTMAAIPLGQLMYGLLFDRFSDSSYIPMVLSAIVSVILSLYIKFALAGYEHDASAPKNPDSTSA; encoded by the coding sequence ATGGGAGAAATGAAATCGTTGTTTACCAATAAAAATTTTACCTTGCTCATGATTGGTCAAGTTATTTCGTTTACAGGCAGTATCATCCAGCGTTTTGCTCTTTCCTTGTATGTCCTTGGGATTACTGGATCAGGTACGTTATTTGCTTCTGTTCTGGTTATGTCATTAATCCCAACCATTCTACTAGGACCAATCGCTGGTGTATTCGCTGATCGGTTTAGTCGCCGAAATATCATGATTGTACTGGACATTCTTTGTGCGATTATCGTCGGTGTGATGCTACTCTTGTCTAAAAACGGACTACTAGACCTGCCAGCAATCTACATAGGGGTAATTTTACTATCGGTTTTCACTGCCTTTTACGAACCGGCTGTACAAGCATCTATACCTTCATTAGTAGAGGAGAAACAGCTTCTTAATGCCAATTCGCTTAATAGCTTGTTCATGACGCTAGCTAATATGACAGGTCCAATTCTTGCAGGAATATTATATGGGACCTTTGGCTTGGATGCTCTTCTGCTAATCAATGGAATTAGTTTTTTATTGGCGGCAATTCTTGAAATGTTTATGGTTATCCCACAAACAATCCGTGACAAATCCTCCAGCATCGTTTCGGACTTTGGGAATGATTTAAAAGAAGGACTCAAATTCGTAGGGAAGAGCCAATATCTTGGTAAATTAATCTTTGCAACTCTTATTGCAAATGTGTTCATATCGCCGATTTTTACAGTTGGAATTGCTTATATCACGAAAATAAACTTGAAAATGTCGGATCAAATGTACGGATTGAGCGAAGGAGTAATCATGGCTGGTAGTCTCATGGCTCCGATCGCCTTGAGTCTATTAACGAAAAAACTGACGGTAAAAAATGCTTTTGTGTCCATGCTTTTTCTATCAGGTATTTTCCTATTAGCCACTAGTGGCTCCATTCTCCCATCTTTCACAAGTATTTTCACAGATGCAACAATTCCGTTCTGGATATTTACAACATGTGGATTTGGTATCATGGCTTCTATTACGATTCTTTCTATCGTTGGGATGACCATGCTACAAAACGATACACCAAATGAAATGCTTGGTCGTGTAATGGCACTGGTTACATCCATGACAATGGCTGCAATACCACTTGGACAACTGATGTATGGTTTGCTGTTTGATCGCTTTTCCGATAGTAGCTATATCCCGATGGTACTTTCTGCTATTGTCAGTGTCATTCTTAGTCTTTACATTAAATTTGCACTTGCCGGATATGAACATGATGCATCAGCACCGAAGAATCCAGATTCGACTTCTGCATAA
- a CDS encoding D-Ala-D-Ala carboxypeptidase VanY: MKRILFFAILLLLVYTTINVYQSNRAQTEISEKNNLAIEISKEQVHQGNLLLVNKEIPVHKEGVTSDVVNLSKHKELIRGYRLFDEHIYLSKSVAQIFMELVRDAKRDNVAHFMINSGFRSSEEQNELYQKLGSDYALPDGYSEHNLGLALDIGSTQMKMDQASEGKWLKRNAYKYGFILRYPKEKAEITGTQYEPWHYRFVGWPHSAIIQEYDFVLEEYLDYLKAEKSISFHDHGETYNIYYYPVSNEPDFTISIPENRDYEISGNNIDGVIVTVYPRKS; the protein is encoded by the coding sequence ATGAAGAGGATTTTATTTTTCGCGATACTTTTGCTACTGGTCTATACAACTATTAACGTATACCAAAGCAATCGAGCGCAAACAGAGATTTCTGAAAAAAATAACCTAGCAATAGAAATTTCTAAGGAACAGGTTCATCAAGGGAATCTATTATTAGTTAATAAGGAGATTCCAGTTCATAAAGAAGGCGTTACATCCGATGTGGTCAATCTTTCGAAACATAAGGAACTGATAAGGGGATATAGATTATTTGACGAGCATATTTATTTATCGAAGAGTGTGGCTCAAATTTTTATGGAGCTGGTACGTGACGCTAAAAGGGATAACGTTGCGCATTTTATGATTAATAGTGGTTTTCGAAGCAGCGAAGAACAAAATGAGCTTTATCAAAAATTAGGCTCCGATTATGCTTTGCCTGATGGATATAGCGAACACAATTTAGGCTTGGCTCTTGATATTGGATCTACGCAAATGAAGATGGATCAAGCATCTGAGGGAAAGTGGCTTAAAAGGAACGCTTATAAATATGGTTTTATTTTACGTTATCCAAAAGAAAAAGCAGAGATTACGGGCACGCAATATGAGCCTTGGCATTACCGCTTTGTTGGGTGGCCACACAGCGCTATTATTCAGGAGTATGATTTTGTATTAGAAGAGTATTTGGATTATTTGAAAGCAGAAAAATCGATTTCATTTCATGATCATGGCGAAACGTATAATATTTACTATTATCCGGTTTCAAACGAACCAGATTTTACGATCAGCATACCAGAAAATCGGGACTATGAAATTTCAGGAAACAATATTGATGGGGTAATAGTGACCGTATACCCTAGAAAATCGTGA
- a CDS encoding BglG family transcription antiterminator has product MLTLYLEKGILRCIQLAKLITSENRWFTISELVQKLGGSNQTIRKDISFINEVLPPSWELTCQKGRGIQLIKPSSSSNNELFCLLYRRSVAFEIFDELLQGDVKTVCHLTEKLFLQPRSVYTHLKKIQKHIQLYGLHLEKKPLRIVGNESQIILMFYDLYLQAYSDHEWPFTEINQEAILRYIHRFEELAGINFHQSSRRKLSFFLTIFFKRKQQGYVVELEPCKIDTYVHTSIYQKMSVISEKVRDELNISLTIDDIVLITIAINASRYTFKDINLAKQTFLHYFKEGKIAIYQYAKEFISMLEQETGQRLTENEEFIFDICNYLRRIPYRFQRLSMIKRPEKITTKYIKEKYANTYEQVKIAFDTFVQKYGLASNAYEEEIAKVTLRIEASNMLAATAHKKAMLVIAEGESWKAYIRAALIQRFGGKLHCVQKDMNDFTKDELLSMGIDLIITTTPLEIEGISTICINPIISQSDIENIRDFIDD; this is encoded by the coding sequence ATGCTAACATTATATTTAGAAAAAGGAATTCTTCGCTGTATTCAGCTTGCTAAGCTAATAACAAGTGAAAATAGATGGTTTACCATCTCGGAGCTGGTGCAAAAATTAGGAGGTTCAAATCAAACCATTCGAAAAGACATTTCATTTATAAATGAAGTCTTACCCCCATCCTGGGAGCTTACTTGTCAAAAAGGGAGAGGGATTCAATTAATAAAACCCTCAAGCTCTTCTAATAATGAATTGTTCTGTTTGTTATACAGACGATCGGTGGCATTCGAAATATTTGACGAGCTGCTGCAAGGTGATGTAAAGACAGTATGTCACTTGACTGAGAAATTATTTTTGCAACCCCGCTCTGTCTACACCCATCTAAAAAAAATCCAGAAGCATATCCAGCTATACGGTTTGCATTTAGAAAAGAAGCCTTTGAGGATTGTGGGTAATGAATCACAGATCATCTTGATGTTTTATGATCTATACCTGCAAGCCTATTCAGATCATGAATGGCCATTTACTGAGATCAATCAAGAAGCTATTCTTCGTTATATTCATCGTTTTGAAGAGCTAGCTGGTATAAATTTTCATCAGAGTTCCAGACGAAAATTATCTTTTTTTCTAACTATTTTCTTTAAACGTAAGCAACAAGGGTATGTAGTAGAGTTAGAGCCTTGTAAAATAGATACTTATGTACATACAAGTATTTATCAAAAGATGTCAGTAATAAGTGAAAAAGTACGCGATGAACTCAATATTTCTTTAACAATTGATGATATCGTGCTGATCACCATTGCTATTAATGCTTCTCGGTACACTTTTAAGGATATTAATCTTGCAAAACAAACGTTCCTCCACTATTTTAAAGAAGGAAAGATAGCCATCTATCAATACGCGAAAGAATTTATTAGCATGCTAGAACAAGAAACCGGGCAACGCTTAACTGAAAATGAAGAGTTCATTTTTGACATCTGCAATTATTTAAGAAGAATTCCTTATCGTTTCCAGCGCTTGTCCATGATCAAAAGACCAGAAAAAATAACCACAAAGTATATTAAAGAAAAGTATGCTAATACGTATGAACAGGTGAAAATCGCCTTTGATACCTTTGTCCAAAAATACGGGTTGGCTAGTAATGCTTATGAGGAAGAAATTGCGAAGGTTACTTTGCGGATCGAGGCCTCTAACATGCTGGCTGCAACTGCTCACAAAAAGGCAATGCTTGTGATTGCAGAAGGTGAAAGCTGGAAGGCTTACATAAGAGCCGCTCTAATCCAGCGTTTTGGCGGAAAGCTTCACTGTGTGCAAAAAGATATGAATGACTTTACGAAAGATGAATTACTATCAATGGGTATCGATTTGATTATAACGACGACACCTCTGGAAATCGAAGGGATATCAACAATTTGTATCAACCCTATTATTTCGCAAAGTGATATTGAAAACATACGGGATTTTATAGACGACTAA
- the cyoE gene encoding heme o synthase has translation MFKDMIALTKPRLLLLNVFAVVAGFWVASKWSVDWLELTWVLIGTTLIIASACVTNNYWDRELDQKMERTKNRVMATDRITPGFALGYGILLGILGTGLLFTFVNAVAGWLALLGWFVYIVIYTIWLKRSSTWSTSIGGISGAMPPVIGYCAVTNQVDIGAWLLFALLFFWQPAHFWSLGIRRVEEYRAAGFPLLPVVKGIKRTKLQMIPYVVLVIPATILMFYYGYVGVIFLTVSVFGGVIWLIHTLQGLYVKDDESWAKTNFFISINYLSIVFILMIVNTT, from the coding sequence GTGTTTAAGGATATGATTGCATTGACGAAACCACGGCTCCTTCTGCTTAATGTATTTGCAGTTGTAGCTGGTTTCTGGGTAGCTTCCAAATGGAGTGTAGACTGGCTAGAGCTGACTTGGGTGCTAATAGGTACTACGCTAATCATTGCATCAGCCTGCGTGACTAATAATTACTGGGATCGCGAGCTTGATCAAAAGATGGAACGTACGAAAAACCGAGTGATGGCTACTGATCGCATTACGCCTGGTTTTGCTCTTGGTTATGGAATATTGCTCGGCATTCTGGGAACAGGCTTGTTATTTACCTTTGTTAACGCTGTTGCCGGCTGGCTTGCGCTTCTTGGCTGGTTTGTCTACATTGTGATTTATACGATTTGGTTAAAGCGAAGTTCGACCTGGAGTACATCAATTGGTGGCATTTCCGGAGCCATGCCGCCTGTAATCGGCTATTGTGCAGTAACGAATCAGGTTGATATAGGAGCGTGGCTCTTGTTTGCTCTTTTGTTCTTCTGGCAGCCTGCTCACTTTTGGTCACTTGGCATTCGGAGAGTAGAGGAATACCGAGCAGCAGGATTTCCGCTACTACCGGTTGTAAAGGGAATAAAACGTACGAAGTTGCAAATGATTCCCTATGTAGTATTGGTGATACCGGCTACCATACTCATGTTTTATTATGGCTATGTCGGTGTTATTTTTCTGACTGTTTCTGTTTTCGGAGGAGTGATTTGGCTAATTCACACCCTACAGGGGCTCTATGTAAAAGATGATGAAAGCTGGGCGAAAACGAATTTTTTTATTTCGATTAATTATTTATCGATCGTCTTTATTCTTATGATTGTCAACACGACATAG
- a CDS encoding tyrosine-type recombinase/integrase, with protein sequence MPTEEELKRYYEVVWKSKNFQDMMIVKTLMYTGIRVSELINIRLTDIDFHYCQVRINNGKGGKDRIVPFPQSFKELLAMHADAMKKKHAVYLFESSWKKKYTDRGIRKILAKYSEESGLVQNLSPHKLRHSLLTWLKKQGIDDALIQPYSGHESRKSLEIDSKLAITDAQQEYNEVINKFPI encoded by the coding sequence GTGCCAACAGAGGAAGAGCTCAAGCGTTATTACGAAGTAGTCTGGAAGTCGAAAAATTTCCAAGACATGATGATTGTCAAGACACTCATGTATACCGGTATCCGCGTTAGCGAACTAATCAATATTCGGTTGACGGATATTGATTTTCACTACTGCCAAGTTCGCATCAATAACGGAAAGGGGGGCAAAGATCGCATCGTTCCGTTCCCTCAGTCATTTAAAGAACTGCTGGCCATGCACGCTGACGCGATGAAGAAAAAGCATGCGGTCTATTTATTTGAATCATCATGGAAGAAGAAGTACACGGACCGGGGAATACGAAAGATTTTGGCCAAATATTCTGAGGAATCCGGTCTGGTGCAAAATCTGTCGCCACACAAGCTACGACATTCCCTGCTAACCTGGCTCAAGAAGCAGGGAATCGATGATGCGCTTATACAACCGTATTCCGGACATGAAAGCCGGAAGTCATTGGAAATCGATTCAAAACTTGCAATCACCGATGCCCAGCAGGAATATAACGAGGTTATCAATAAATTCCCCATTTAA
- a CDS encoding DUF1330 domain-containing protein → MTEFGSIRYIEPSQRAGMRFMQRGIEGSIVMLNLLRFRDVADYTANPKLTPEVPISGAEAFNRYIEHTLPFLRESGGEVMFLGDGGEFLIGPEDERWDLVMLIRQNSAQSFLAFSSHQDYLAGIGHRTAAIEDSRLLPMAELPIPN, encoded by the coding sequence ATGACGGAGTTTGGATCTATTCGTTACATCGAACCATCGCAACGCGCTGGCATGAGGTTCATGCAGCGAGGCATTGAGGGCAGCATCGTCATGTTGAACCTGCTGCGTTTTCGTGATGTTGCCGATTACACAGCCAATCCTAAACTAACACCGGAGGTCCCAATCAGCGGTGCCGAAGCTTTCAACCGCTATATTGAGCACACCCTCCCATTTCTCCGTGAAAGCGGAGGTGAAGTCATGTTTCTTGGAGATGGCGGAGAGTTTCTTATCGGACCCGAAGACGAAAGATGGGATCTTGTCATGCTGATCCGCCAGAACAGCGCGCAGTCGTTTCTTGCTTTTTCAAGTCATCAAGACTACCTAGCCGGTATCGGACATCGGACTGCAGCGATCGAAGATTCACGCCTTCTGCCTATGGCAGAACTTCCGATACCGAATTAA
- a CDS encoding L,D-transpeptidase family protein: MVAVINCQPAYAEPSLPIGVSQGIFSIEINPQQHQLIVRIQDQKIKTYTVAVGNPSTPTPVGEYRVIYKGKNWGPSFGPRWLGLNVPWGIYGIHGTNKPHSIGQHLSHGCIRMRNRDILELFDMIPIGTKVTIHGHVLGDPNHNPRYLAEGDVGGDVQLIQSRLKSAGYFNGVCDGKFRSNTTAALKKFQRDHHLPQDGVVSKGVYEEFGLLE, from the coding sequence ATGGTTGCAGTAATCAATTGCCAGCCCGCTTATGCAGAACCATCGCTACCTATTGGAGTTAGTCAGGGGATTTTTTCTATTGAAATTAATCCTCAGCAACATCAACTAATTGTGCGGATACAGGATCAAAAAATTAAGACTTATACTGTTGCCGTGGGCAATCCATCTACCCCTACACCGGTTGGTGAATATAGAGTTATATACAAAGGGAAAAACTGGGGACCCTCTTTTGGTCCACGCTGGCTAGGATTAAACGTACCATGGGGAATTTATGGTATTCACGGCACGAACAAGCCACATTCCATTGGACAGCATCTGAGCCATGGTTGTATCCGTATGCGTAATAGAGACATCCTTGAATTGTTCGATATGATTCCCATCGGAACAAAAGTTACGATTCATGGGCATGTATTAGGGGATCCCAATCATAATCCGAGATATTTAGCTGAAGGGGATGTCGGTGGAGATGTGCAGCTGATTCAATCACGTTTGAAAAGCGCTGGATATTTCAATGGAGTATGTGACGGAAAGTTTCGCTCAAATACAACTGCGGCTCTCAAAAAATTTCAACGCGATCATCACTTGCCACAGGACGGTGTTGTTTCAAAAGGGGTTTACGAGGAATTTGGTTTGTTGGAGTAA